The following coding sequences lie in one Mycobacterium sp. DL440 genomic window:
- a CDS encoding ACP S-malonyltransferase — protein sequence MLALLAPGQGSQTPGMLSSWLELPGAADRLATWSQISGLDLARLGTTATAEEITDTAVTQPLVVAATLLAYEELTKRGVPETAETIVAGHSVGEIAAYAIAGVISADDAVKLAATRGAEMAKACAAEPTGMSAVLGGDEAEVLEALARLDLIPANRNAAGQIVAAGAIAALEKLAEDPPAKARVRQLATAGAFHTRYMASALDGYAAAAESVTTTESLGPTTILLSNVDGQPVASAADAMEKLVSQLTKPVRWDLCSATIRERFQGAERAGIVEFPPAGTLVGIAKRELKGTPTRAVKAPADLDGLDEL from the coding sequence ATGCTCGCATTGCTTGCTCCCGGACAGGGATCGCAGACGCCCGGCATGCTCTCCTCTTGGCTGGAGCTGCCCGGTGCGGCCGATCGCCTCGCCACGTGGTCGCAGATCAGCGGCCTGGATCTGGCGCGTCTGGGAACCACCGCCACCGCCGAGGAGATCACCGACACCGCGGTGACGCAGCCGTTGGTGGTGGCCGCCACGCTGCTGGCCTATGAGGAACTGACCAAGCGCGGCGTGCCCGAGACCGCTGAAACCATCGTCGCGGGCCATTCGGTCGGTGAGATCGCCGCCTACGCCATCGCCGGCGTCATCTCTGCTGACGACGCCGTCAAGCTGGCCGCCACCCGTGGTGCCGAGATGGCCAAGGCCTGCGCGGCCGAGCCGACCGGCATGTCTGCGGTGCTCGGCGGCGACGAGGCCGAAGTATTGGAAGCGCTGGCACGTCTTGACCTGATCCCCGCCAACCGCAACGCCGCGGGCCAGATCGTAGCCGCCGGCGCGATCGCTGCCCTGGAGAAGCTCGCCGAGGATCCGCCGGCCAAGGCCCGCGTCCGTCAGCTGGCCACCGCGGGCGCGTTCCACACCCGGTACATGGCCTCCGCACTGGACGGGTACGCCGCCGCCGCGGAGTCTGTAACGACCACAGAGTCCTTGGGCCCGACCACGATTCTCCTGTCGAACGTGGACGGCCAGCCGGTCGCCTCGGCCGCCGATGCCATGGAGAAGCTGGTGTCCCAGCTGACCAAGCCGGTGCGCTGGGATCTGTGCTCGGCCACCATCCGGGAGCGCTTCCAGGGCGCCGAGCGCGCCGGGATCGTCGAGTTCCCGCCGGCGGGCACCCTGGTCGGTATCGCCAAGCGTGAACTGAAGGGCACGCCGACCCGCGCGGTCAAGGCCCCCGCAGATCTGGACGGGCTGGACGAGCTGTAA
- the acpM gene encoding meromycolate extension acyl carrier protein AcpM, giving the protein MGASQEEIISGLAEIIEEVTGIEPSEVTPEKSFVDDLDIDSLSMVEIAVQTEDKYGVKIPDEDLAGLRTVGDVVSYIQKLEEENPEAAAALREKFGSE; this is encoded by the coding sequence ATGGGCGCCAGCCAAGAAGAAATCATCTCCGGTCTCGCCGAGATCATCGAAGAGGTCACCGGCATCGAGCCGTCTGAGGTGACCCCCGAGAAGTCGTTCGTCGACGACCTGGACATCGACTCGCTGTCGATGGTGGAGATCGCCGTGCAGACCGAGGACAAGTACGGCGTGAAGATCCCCGACGAGGACCTGGCCGGCCTGCGCACCGTCGGTGACGTCGTCTCCTACATCCAGAAGCTCGAGGAAGAGAACCCCGAGGCCGCCGCCGCCCTGCGCGAGAAGTTTGGCTCGGAATGA
- the kasA gene encoding 3-oxoacyl-ACP synthase KasA translates to MTRPSTANGGFPNVVVTAVEATTALAADIESTWKGLLAGESGIRELTDDFVTKWDLPVRIGGHLVDDIDSYLTRIELRRNSYVQRMSLVLARRLWKNAGAPEVDPDRFAVVIGTGLGGGEKIVETYDAMNEGGIRKVSPLAVQMIMPNGAAAVAGLELGARAGVITPVSACSSGSEAIAHGWRQIVMGDADFAVVGGVEGGIEALPIAAFSMMRAMSTRNDDPAGASRPFDKDRDGFVFGEAGAMMIIETEEHALARGAKPLARVMGAGITSDAFHMVAPADNGQRAGAAMKRALETAGIDAKDIDHVNAHGTATPIGDTAEANAIRVAGCENAAVYAPKSALGHSIGAVGALESVLTVLALRDGVIPPTLNYETPDPEIDLDVVAGEPRYGDYKYAINNSFGFGGHNVALAFGKY, encoded by the coding sequence ATGACCAGACCTTCCACTGCTAACGGAGGCTTCCCGAACGTCGTGGTGACTGCCGTGGAGGCCACCACGGCGCTCGCTGCTGACATCGAGAGCACGTGGAAGGGCCTCCTGGCCGGAGAAAGCGGCATCCGTGAGTTGACCGACGACTTCGTCACCAAGTGGGACCTGCCGGTGCGTATCGGTGGTCACCTGGTCGACGACATCGACAGTTACCTGACCCGCATCGAGTTGCGCCGTAACTCCTACGTGCAGCGCATGTCTCTGGTGCTGGCCCGCCGGCTATGGAAGAACGCGGGTGCACCCGAGGTCGATCCGGATCGTTTCGCGGTCGTGATCGGCACTGGTCTCGGTGGTGGCGAGAAGATCGTCGAAACCTACGACGCGATGAACGAGGGCGGGATCCGCAAGGTCAGCCCGCTCGCCGTTCAGATGATCATGCCCAACGGTGCCGCCGCAGTCGCCGGTCTGGAACTAGGTGCCCGCGCCGGGGTCATCACCCCGGTGTCGGCATGCTCGTCGGGTTCTGAGGCCATTGCCCACGGCTGGCGTCAGATCGTGATGGGTGATGCGGACTTCGCCGTCGTCGGTGGCGTGGAAGGCGGTATCGAGGCACTGCCGATCGCGGCGTTCTCGATGATGCGCGCCATGTCGACCCGCAACGACGATCCCGCGGGTGCGTCCAGGCCGTTCGACAAGGATCGCGATGGTTTCGTGTTCGGCGAGGCCGGCGCGATGATGATCATCGAGACCGAGGAGCACGCCCTGGCTCGTGGCGCCAAGCCGCTGGCCCGCGTGATGGGTGCCGGTATCACCTCGGACGCGTTCCACATGGTGGCTCCGGCCGACAACGGTCAGCGTGCCGGTGCCGCGATGAAGCGTGCACTGGAAACCGCCGGTATCGACGCCAAGGACATTGACCACGTCAATGCCCACGGCACGGCAACCCCGATCGGTGACACCGCCGAGGCCAATGCCATCCGCGTTGCCGGATGCGAGAACGCCGCGGTCTACGCCCCGAAGTCGGCGCTGGGTCACTCGATCGGTGCGGTCGGTGCGCTGGAGTCGGTGTTGACGGTGCTCGCATTGCGGGACGGGGTCATCCCCCCGACCCTCAACTACGAGACACCTGATCCTGAGATCGATCTCGATGTGGTTGCGGGCGAGCCTCGTTATGGCGACTACAAGTACGCCATCAACAACTCGTTCGGATTCGGTGGCCACAATGTGGCTCTGGCCTTTGGGAAGTACTGA
- the kasB gene encoding 3-oxoacyl-ACP synthase KasB, with protein MAGLSTGNGLPNVVVTGVAMSTALATDAENTWKKLLDGQSGIRLLTDPFVEQYDLPVRIGGHLLEDFDHELTRVELRRLSYLQKMSTVIGRRVWANAGSPEVDTRRLMVSIGTGMGSSEELLFAYDAMRNKGLRAVSPLVVQMYMPNGAAAAVGLERKAKAGVSTLISACASGSEAIANAWRNIVLGEADIAICGGVETKIEAVPIAGFAQMRIVLSNSNDDPAGACKPFDKDRNGFVFGEGAALMVIETEEHAKARGANILGRLMGASITSDGYHIVAPDPNGEQAGHAMTRAIQLAGLQPTDIDHINAHATGTSVGDVAEGKAINNAMDGHAPAVYAPKSALGHSVGAVGAVESILTVMALRDGVIPPTLNLHNLDPEIDLDVVAGEPRQGDYKYAINNSFGFGGHNVALAFGKY; from the coding sequence ATGGCGGGATTGTCCACTGGGAATGGTCTTCCCAATGTGGTTGTCACCGGCGTAGCCATGTCAACGGCGCTGGCAACCGATGCTGAGAACACGTGGAAGAAGCTGCTCGACGGTCAGAGCGGGATCCGGTTACTCACTGATCCGTTCGTCGAGCAGTACGACCTTCCGGTCCGTATCGGCGGGCACCTCCTGGAGGATTTCGATCATGAGCTGACGCGGGTCGAACTGCGCCGGTTGTCATATTTGCAAAAGATGTCGACGGTGATCGGCCGCCGGGTTTGGGCCAATGCAGGCTCCCCGGAGGTCGATACCCGCCGCCTCATGGTGTCCATCGGCACCGGCATGGGTTCCTCTGAGGAACTCCTGTTCGCCTACGACGCCATGCGGAACAAGGGCCTGCGCGCCGTGTCGCCGCTGGTGGTCCAGATGTACATGCCGAACGGGGCGGCGGCGGCCGTCGGTCTCGAACGCAAGGCCAAGGCCGGCGTCAGCACCCTGATCTCGGCCTGTGCGTCCGGCTCGGAGGCGATCGCGAACGCATGGCGCAACATCGTGCTCGGGGAAGCCGACATCGCCATCTGCGGTGGTGTGGAGACCAAGATCGAGGCCGTGCCGATCGCCGGCTTCGCCCAGATGCGCATCGTCCTGTCCAACAGCAACGACGATCCGGCCGGCGCCTGTAAGCCGTTCGACAAGGATCGCAACGGTTTTGTGTTCGGCGAGGGCGCCGCCCTCATGGTGATCGAGACCGAGGAGCACGCCAAAGCCCGGGGCGCCAATATCCTGGGCCGGCTCATGGGCGCGAGCATCACCTCTGACGGTTACCACATCGTGGCGCCGGACCCCAACGGTGAGCAGGCTGGTCACGCCATGACCCGCGCCATTCAATTGGCAGGCCTGCAGCCCACAGACATCGATCACATCAACGCGCATGCCACCGGCACCAGCGTCGGCGATGTGGCCGAGGGTAAGGCAATCAACAATGCGATGGACGGCCATGCGCCCGCGGTCTACGCGCCCAAGTCCGCGCTCGGCCATTCGGTCGGTGCGGTCGGTGCGGTCGAGTCCATCCTGACGGTGATGGCGCTGCGCGACGGCGTCATTCCTCCTACGCTCAATCTGCACAACCTCGATCCGGAGATTGATCTGGACGTGGTGGCCGGTGAGCCGCGACAAGGCGACTACAAGTACGCCATCAACAATTCGTTCGGATTCGGTGGGCACAACGTCGCGCTCGCCTTCGGGAAGTACTGA
- a CDS encoding acyl-CoA carboxylase subunit beta, whose product MTIMAPETAAESLDPRDPLLRLQTFFDDGSVELLHERDRSGVLAAAGTVNGVRTVAFCTDGTVMGGAMGIEGCAHIVNAYDNAIEEQSPIVGIWHSGGARLAEGVKALHAVGLVFEAMIRASGYIPQISVVVGFAAGGAAYGPALTDVIIMAPDSKVFVTGPDVVRSVTGEDVDMVSLGGPDAHHKKSGVCHIVADDELDAYERGRRLVGLFSQQGHFDRTKAEAGDTDLTALMPESARRAYDVHPIIEALLDEGVPFEEFQGKWAPSIVVGLGRLAGRSVGVIANNPLRLGGCLNSESAEKSARFVRLCDAFGIPLVVIVDVPGYLPGVDQEWGGVVRRGAKLLHAFGESSVPRVTLVTRKIYGGAYIAMNSRSLNATKVFAWPDAEVAVMGAKAAVGILHKRKLAAAPDHEREALHEELAIEHERIAGGVDSAIEIGVVDEKIDPAHTRSKLTQALAEAPHRRGRHKNIPL is encoded by the coding sequence ATGACGATCATGGCCCCCGAAACTGCTGCTGAATCGCTCGACCCCCGCGATCCGCTGCTGCGCCTGCAGACCTTCTTCGATGACGGCAGCGTCGAGCTGCTGCACGAGCGGGACCGCTCCGGCGTGCTGGCCGCGGCCGGCACCGTCAACGGCGTTCGTACGGTGGCGTTCTGCACCGACGGCACCGTGATGGGCGGCGCCATGGGCATCGAGGGCTGTGCCCACATCGTCAATGCGTATGACAACGCGATCGAGGAGCAGAGCCCGATCGTGGGGATCTGGCACTCTGGCGGCGCGCGGCTGGCCGAGGGCGTCAAGGCGCTGCACGCGGTCGGTCTGGTCTTCGAGGCGATGATCCGGGCCTCGGGCTACATCCCGCAGATCTCGGTGGTCGTCGGCTTCGCGGCCGGCGGTGCGGCTTACGGCCCCGCCCTGACCGACGTCATCATCATGGCCCCCGACAGCAAGGTGTTCGTCACCGGTCCGGACGTGGTGCGCAGCGTCACCGGTGAGGACGTCGACATGGTGTCGCTGGGCGGCCCCGACGCCCACCACAAGAAGTCCGGTGTGTGCCACATCGTGGCCGACGACGAGCTCGACGCCTATGAGCGCGGTCGCCGTCTGGTCGGATTGTTCAGCCAGCAGGGTCATTTCGATCGGACCAAGGCCGAGGCCGGCGACACCGACCTGACCGCGCTGATGCCCGAATCGGCTCGTCGCGCCTACGACGTGCACCCGATCATCGAGGCTCTCCTCGACGAGGGCGTGCCGTTCGAGGAATTCCAGGGCAAGTGGGCCCCGTCGATCGTGGTCGGTCTCGGCCGTCTCGCCGGCCGGTCTGTCGGTGTGATCGCCAACAATCCGCTGCGCCTCGGCGGCTGCCTGAACTCCGAAAGTGCCGAGAAGTCAGCACGTTTCGTGCGGCTGTGCGACGCCTTCGGTATTCCGCTGGTGGTCATCGTCGACGTCCCGGGCTACCTGCCCGGCGTGGACCAGGAGTGGGGCGGCGTGGTCCGCCGCGGCGCCAAGCTGCTGCATGCCTTCGGCGAGTCCTCAGTCCCCCGCGTCACCCTGGTGACCCGCAAGATCTACGGCGGCGCCTACATCGCGATGAACTCGCGTTCGCTCAATGCCACCAAGGTGTTCGCCTGGCCGGACGCCGAGGTCGCCGTGATGGGCGCCAAGGCAGCCGTGGGCATCCTGCACAAGCGCAAGCTGGCCGCCGCTCCGGATCACGAGCGCGAGGCGCTGCACGAGGAGCTGGCCATCGAGCACGAGCGCATCGCCGGCGGTGTGGATTCCGCGATCGAGATCGGCGTGGTCGACGAGAAGATCGATCCGGCGCACACCCGCAGCAAGCTGACGCAGGCGCTGGCCGAGGCCCCGCACCGGCGCGGCCGCCACAAGAACATCCCGCTGTAA
- a CDS encoding phospholipase effector Tle1 domain-containing protein: MSRARAAAVLPPGGGHHPVRPTARRSVTAALFRKMYSCEPEIRFVGVWDTVGALGIPSVGGWLARQFNKRYEFHDTTLSSKVGEAYQALAIDERRGPFVPTIWSQSDKAPPEQRLEQVWFAGAHSDVGGEGSPRGTVVRRQSLPARRVPR, translated from the coding sequence ATGAGCAGGGCGAGAGCAGCGGCTGTTCTACCACCGGGGGGTGGGCACCACCCGGTCCGACCGACTGCTCGGCGTAGCGTTACGGCGGCACTGTTCCGGAAGATGTACTCCTGTGAACCCGAGATCCGTTTCGTCGGCGTCTGGGACACCGTGGGCGCCCTGGGGATACCGTCAGTCGGAGGGTGGCTGGCCCGTCAATTCAACAAGCGGTACGAGTTTCACGACACCACCCTGAGTTCCAAGGTCGGGGAGGCCTACCAGGCACTCGCGATCGACGAGCGGCGCGGTCCGTTCGTACCGACCATCTGGTCCCAATCGGATAAGGCTCCGCCCGAGCAGCGTCTGGAACAGGTGTGGTTCGCCGGTGCGCACTCCGATGTGGGTGGAGAAGGCTCGCCGCGCGGGACTGTCGTTCGTCGACAAAGCCTTCCAGCCCGGCGCGTTCCCCGGTGA
- a CDS encoding phospholipase effector Tle1 domain-containing protein, with protein sequence MAKRLVVCCDGTWNTPDQTTKGKPTPTNVAKVAMGLASHDEQGESSGCSTTGGWAPPGPTDCSA encoded by the coding sequence ATGGCGAAGCGACTGGTGGTGTGCTGCGACGGCACGTGGAACACACCTGATCAGACAACGAAGGGCAAGCCGACGCCGACCAACGTCGCGAAAGTGGCGATGGGGCTGGCTTCTCACGATGAGCAGGGCGAGAGCAGCGGCTGTTCTACCACCGGGGGGTGGGCACCACCCGGTCCGACCGACTGCTCGGCGTAG
- a CDS encoding glycerol-3-phosphate dehydrogenase/oxidase: MTGPTALNRTRRTTELAALANGQPVDVIVIGGGITGAGIALDAATRGLSVALVEKHDLAFGTSRWSSKLVHGGLRYLATGNIGIARRSAIERGILMTRNAPHLVNAMQQLVPLLPSMGRASRALVRTGFVAGDGLRRLAGTSASTLPRSSRVDAHRAVELAPTVRTEGLDGGYLAYDGQLIDDARLVAAVARTAAQHGARILTRVSASAAGATWVRLTDELTGDSFDATAGVVINAAGVWAGDLDPALTLRPSRGTHLVFDAAAFGNPTAALTIPIPGELNRFVFAMPEQLGRVYLGLTDEDAPGPIPDVPQPTPEETGFLLDTVNTALATELTTSDVRGAYAGLRPLIDTGQGNTADVSREHAVVESASGVISIIGGKLTEYRYMAQDVLDRALSLRGLTGSGCRTANLPLVGAPANPVSTLRSEHALPSSLVARYGAEAPNVIAQARCARPTESVADGIDVIRAEFEYAVTHEGALGADDILDRRTRIGLVSADRDRAGEAAAEMIAEFGEVE, translated from the coding sequence CGGTGCGGGCATCGCGCTGGATGCCGCCACCCGAGGTCTGAGTGTGGCGCTGGTGGAGAAGCACGATCTGGCATTCGGAACCAGCCGGTGGAGCTCGAAACTGGTGCACGGCGGACTTCGCTACCTGGCCACCGGCAACATCGGGATCGCTCGCCGCAGTGCGATCGAACGCGGAATCCTGATGACCCGCAACGCACCTCACCTCGTCAACGCCATGCAGCAGCTGGTGCCGCTGCTGCCGTCGATGGGACGTGCGTCGCGAGCGTTGGTGCGCACCGGATTCGTCGCCGGCGACGGCCTGCGCAGGCTCGCGGGAACCAGCGCGTCCACCCTGCCGCGGTCGAGCCGGGTGGACGCACATCGTGCCGTCGAACTGGCGCCTACCGTGCGCACCGAGGGGCTCGACGGCGGCTATCTGGCCTACGACGGCCAGCTCATCGACGACGCCCGCCTGGTGGCTGCCGTCGCCCGCACCGCCGCCCAGCACGGAGCCCGCATCCTGACCAGGGTGTCGGCCAGTGCCGCCGGCGCCACCTGGGTACGCCTGACCGACGAACTGACCGGGGATTCCTTCGACGCGACCGCCGGCGTGGTCATCAACGCCGCCGGAGTGTGGGCCGGCGATCTCGATCCGGCGCTCACGCTGCGGCCCAGTCGTGGAACGCATCTGGTCTTCGACGCTGCCGCGTTCGGCAATCCCACCGCGGCCCTGACCATTCCGATACCGGGGGAGTTGAACCGGTTCGTCTTCGCCATGCCCGAACAGCTTGGTCGCGTGTACCTCGGGCTGACCGACGAGGATGCACCGGGTCCCATTCCCGATGTGCCACAACCGACTCCGGAGGAGACCGGCTTTCTCTTGGACACCGTCAACACCGCGCTGGCCACCGAGCTGACCACGTCAGATGTGCGAGGGGCCTATGCCGGGCTGCGGCCGTTGATCGACACCGGGCAGGGCAACACGGCCGACGTGTCCCGCGAGCACGCAGTGGTGGAATCGGCGAGCGGGGTGATCAGCATCATCGGCGGGAAGCTCACCGAATACCGGTACATGGCCCAGGATGTGCTCGACCGCGCGCTGTCCCTGCGCGGGCTCACCGGCTCGGGCTGCCGTACGGCCAACCTGCCGCTCGTAGGAGCCCCGGCCAATCCGGTGTCCACCCTGCGATCTGAACATGCGTTGCCGTCCTCGCTGGTAGCCCGGTACGGCGCCGAGGCGCCCAACGTGATCGCCCAGGCGCGCTGCGCCCGCCCCACCGAATCGGTTGCCGACGGAATCGACGTCATCCGCGCCGAATTCGAGTACGCCGTCACCCACGAAGGGGCCCTGGGGGCCGACGACATCCTCGACCGGCGTACGCGCATCGGGCTGGTCAGCGCCGACCGGGACCGCGCAGGTGAGGCGGCTGCCGAGATGATCGCGGAATTCGGGGAAGTCGAGTAG